In Nitrospira defluvii, the genomic stretch CATCACCTAGAGCGACTGCTTGCCCGTCGTCCGGCAGGCACCCCCACCCTCATCGTTACCGACGGACTCTTCAGTATGGACGGAGACATCGCACCGATGCAGGACATCGCACAGCTGGCCGAACGGTACGACGCGATGATCTATGTCGACGACGCACACGGCACCGGCATCTTGGGCCGCACGGGGCGGGGCACCTTGGAATATTGCGAGGTTGAATCCCGTGTTCCCTTCCACATGGGAACCTTGAGCAAAGCCCTGGGCAGTTCAGGAGGCTATCTGACCGGTTCCGCGTCCTTCATTGCCTACCTGGTGAATACCTGCCGAAGTTTTACTTACACGACCGCGCCGAATCCGGGGAGCGCCGCGGCCGCCGCTGCCGCACTTCAGATCATCGAGCAAGAACCGGAACGACGCCTCCGGTTGTGGGAGAATCGCGCACGCCTGGCACAAGGGCTCCTTCGGCTTGGCTTTGACCTCGCCGCCTCGCAAAGCCCGATCCTTCCAATCATCGTCGGCGACCCCGATCGCGCCATGACCATGGCCCAGTCGCTCTTTGCTCATGGGGTGTACGCCCCAGCGATTCGCCCACCGACAGTTCCCCCCACGACCAGCCGAATTCGCCTCACTATCACTGCCGATCACACCCCGGAACAGATCGATCGCGCACTCGTGATCCTTGAACAAGCCGGACGCGCCATCAACCTAATCTAAGCGGACCTCAGACTCTGTGGATGGGCTGGAACACGCCTGTTTCAGCCCCGTCTCTTGTGGATATTTTCTTGATTTCCACCCTTCCTATGGCATGATCGAAACAGTTCAACGAGCCATGATTGTGGATTCATTCCTACGTTCGTTTCTTCACACCGTTTCCTAACTCATCATATGGAGCACTCCGATGATTGATATCTCCAAACTGTTGACCTTTGGCGTCCAGCAGGGAGCCTCGGACTGTCACATTAGCGCCGGCGAGCCACCGATGATTCGCTTACACGGGGATCTGAAGAAACTCGACCATCCTCCCCTGACACAGGATGAGACCCACGCGCTCATCTATGACATGATGAGCGATGCACAACGCAAGAATTTCGAAGAACACCGGGAATGCGATTTCTCGTTCGACCTCGGTGACATCGCCCGTTTCCGGGTGAACGTGTTCGTCCAAGGCCGCGGGTTGGGCGCCGTCTTCCGAACCATTCCCACCGAGATTCTGCCGCTCGAAAAGCTCGGAATGCCCCCCATTCTCCGGCAGCTCTGCGATCGGGAAAAGGGGCTAATCCTGGTCACCGGGCCAACCGGCTCAGGTAAATCCACCACGCTCGCCGGCATGATCGACTATCTCAACAACACCTTTGAGGGTCACATTCTCACGATCGAAGACCCAGTGGAGTTTGTGCACAAATCCAAGAAATGCCTGGTGAACCAGCGAGAATTGGGCGTACACACGCTGTCGTTTGCCAACGCGCTCCGTGCCGCTCTCCGCGAAGATCCCGATATCATCCTCGTCGGCGAAATGCGGGATCTGGATACGATTCAGTTGGCCTTAACCGCCGCCGAAACCGGGCACCTGGTATTCGCAACCCTCCACACCTCCAGTGCTCCGAAAACCATCGACCGC encodes the following:
- a CDS encoding type IV pilus twitching motility protein PilT, with the protein product MDISKLLTFGVQQGASDCHISAGEPPMIRLHGDLKKLDHPPLTQDETHALIYDMMSDAQRKNFEEHRECDFSFDLGDIARFRVNVFVQGRGLGAVFRTIPTEILPLEKLGMPPILRQLCDREKGLILVTGPTGSGKSTTLAGMIDYLNNTFEGHILTIEDPVEFVHKSKKCLVNQRELGVHTLSFANALRAALREDPDIILVGEMRDLDTIQLALTAAETGHLVFATLHTSSAPKTIDRIIDAFPPNQQAQVRAQLSETLEAVLTQTLLKKKSGGRIAAVEIMVGTTAVRNLIREGKLHQIPGIMQASQKDGMQTMDMALIDLATRGLVTKAEAQSRSMNPNLFSAAGAA
- the bioF gene encoding 8-amino-7-oxononanoate synthase produces the protein MSNLRPLPEAHHLMFEQHLQKLQDHHLLRRLRTIDSATGPTAVLEGREVILLSSNNYLGLATHPTVVEAAIAATRQYGAGSGAARLVCGSLMPHHTLEAALARFKGTEAALTFAAGYLTNIGAIPALIGKNGLILADRLCHASLIDGCRLSGAMFRVYHHGDMHHLERLLARRPAGTPTLIVTDGLFSMDGDIAPMQDIAQLAERYDAMIYVDDAHGTGILGRTGRGTLEYCEVESRVPFHMGTLSKALGSSGGYLTGSASFIAYLVNTCRSFTYTTAPNPGSAAAAAAALQIIEQEPERRLRLWENRARLAQGLLRLGFDLAASQSPILPIIVGDPDRAMTMAQSLFAHGVYAPAIRPPTVPPTTSRIRLTITADHTPEQIDRALVILEQAGRAINLI